One window from the genome of Pseudomonadota bacterium encodes:
- a CDS encoding MFS transporter gives MSHSQFALLKTRRFAPLFWAQFLGAFNDNVFRNALVMLITFYAAEKVSMDPRILVTAAAGIFMLPFFLFSALAGQIVDANEKSAYIRRLKKIEIGLMLVAALGFYLQSVPLLMVVLFLMGTQSAFFGPVKYSILPDHLHEDELIGGNAVVEAGTFLSILLGTIIGGILIMREGGVEMVSVIIVAMAAVGYFASRSIPEAKAADPDLKISYNIVTETWRIVRHAARNKDVFLSIIGISWFWLVGFVFLSQFPVYGKDVIGGNEMIVTLFLTTFSIGIAFGSLLCEKLLKGEVSGLYVPLGAFGMTAAILLLWLVSPKTGAVVDEDALIGITAFLSNPQYCAVLGAMLLVSIFGGIYIVPLYAIMQSRADKAHRSRTIAANNILNALFMVASSLLAMGMLSLNMRVVDIFLTVGIVNIPVGFLVRRIVKKRRAINEDIEKMISAPLAKKRKAASSPPKSAKRRKKS, from the coding sequence ATGTCTCACTCTCAATTCGCGCTTTTAAAGACGCGAAGATTCGCGCCGCTTTTCTGGGCGCAGTTCCTTGGCGCATTCAATGATAATGTGTTCCGCAACGCGCTGGTGATGCTGATTACTTTTTACGCGGCGGAAAAGGTCTCAATGGATCCGCGCATTCTGGTCACAGCGGCAGCAGGGATTTTCATGCTGCCGTTTTTTCTATTTTCGGCACTGGCCGGACAGATTGTTGATGCGAATGAAAAATCCGCTTATATCCGCCGCTTGAAAAAAATCGAGATCGGTCTGATGCTGGTCGCTGCGCTGGGTTTCTATCTGCAAAGCGTACCGCTGCTGATGGTGGTGCTGTTTTTGATGGGAACGCAATCGGCATTTTTCGGCCCTGTAAAATACAGTATCCTGCCGGATCATCTGCATGAGGACGAGCTGATCGGCGGCAATGCCGTGGTCGAGGCGGGGACATTTCTCTCCATCCTGCTTGGCACGATTATCGGCGGTATCCTGATTATGCGCGAAGGCGGGGTGGAAATGGTATCCGTCATTATCGTGGCAATGGCGGCGGTCGGCTATTTTGCCAGCCGCTCCATTCCCGAGGCCAAAGCCGCCGACCCGGATTTGAAAATCAGCTATAATATCGTGACGGAAACATGGCGCATTGTCCGCCATGCCGCCCGCAATAAGGATGTGTTCTTATCCATCATCGGCATTTCATGGTTCTGGCTGGTCGGTTTTGTATTCCTGTCACAATTTCCCGTTTACGGCAAAGATGTCATCGGCGGGAATGAGATGATTGTGACCTTGTTCCTGACAACTTTTTCCATCGGTATCGCCTTTGGCTCTTTGCTTTGTGAAAAGCTTTTGAAGGGGGAGGTCAGCGGGCTGTATGTGCCGCTTGGTGCCTTCGGTATGACGGCGGCGATTTTACTGCTTTGGCTGGTCAGTCCGAAAACCGGCGCTGTTGTTGATGAAGATGCGCTGATCGGCATTACGGCGTTTTTGTCCAATCCGCAATATTGCGCCGTGTTGGGTGCGATGTTGCTGGTCTCGATTTTCGGCGGTATTTATATCGTGCCGCTTTACGCCATCATGCAAAGCCGTGCTGATAAGGCGCACCGCTCGCGCACGATCGCGGCGAATAATATTCTCAACGCGCTGTTTATGGTGGCCAGTTCCCTGCTGGCAATGGGCATGCTGTCGCTGAATATGCGCGTTGTCGATATTTTCCTGACAGTGGGAATTGTCAATATTCCCGTCGGTTTTCTGGTACGGCGTATCGTGAAAAAACGCCGCGCCATCAACGAAGATATAGAAAAAATGATTTCCGCACCGCTGGCGAAAAAACGTAAAGCCGCAAGCAGCCCGCCGAAATCCGCGAAAAGGAGAAAAAAATCATGA
- a CDS encoding alpha/beta fold hydrolase encodes MIFGAVFAVLFFTATPVRAANADGDYIVLLHGIQRSSKSMEKMAARFTQAGYHVINIDYQSQQYTIDRLADNIYAQIKPFTKTADYKIHFVGHSMGGLVTRAIIKRHRPDNLGRVVMLGTPNQGSEVADFLANNVLFQNFYGPAGMQLVTDQRGIANLLGPIDFDLGVIAGTRSIDPFSSAMLPGQDDGKVTVERTKLKGMKDHIILPTTHTFMMMNNRVIAQTEHFLKHGVFMHSSDMTGVAEKSVFNR; translated from the coding sequence ATGATTTTCGGGGCGGTGTTTGCAGTCTTGTTTTTTACCGCAACCCCGGTTCGCGCCGCAAATGCTGACGGCGATTATATCGTCTTGCTGCACGGCATTCAGCGCAGTAGCAAATCCATGGAAAAAATGGCCGCACGTTTTACGCAGGCGGGCTATCATGTCATTAATATTGATTATCAATCACAGCAATATACGATTGACCGTCTGGCGGATAATATCTATGCGCAGATCAAACCTTTTACGAAAACCGCTGATTACAAAATTCATTTTGTCGGTCATTCCATGGGCGGGCTTGTCACACGCGCCATCATCAAACGCCACCGCCCTGACAATCTGGGGCGTGTCGTCATGCTGGGAACGCCCAATCAAGGCAGCGAAGTGGCCGATTTCCTTGCCAATAATGTTCTGTTCCAGAATTTTTACGGCCCCGCGGGAATGCAGCTTGTGACCGATCAACGCGGCATCGCCAATCTGCTGGGTCCCATTGATTTCGACCTTGGCGTTATTGCCGGAACACGCAGCATTGACCCGTTCTCCTCCGCCATGCTGCCGGGACAAGATGACGGCAAGGTCACGGTGGAACGCACAAAGCTGAAAGGTATGAAAGACCACATCATCCTTCCGACCACCCATACTTTTATGATGATGAATAACCGCGTCATTGCACAAACGGAGCATTTCTTAAAACACGGTGTTTTTATGCATAGCAGCGATATGACGGGGGTTGCGGAAAAAAGCGTTTTTAACCGCTAG
- a CDS encoding alpha-2-macroglobulin family protein, whose amino-acid sequence MFLPRSVQAQEMDAARNAAKNYYAELVQEHHTTRDTATIRQDISAELSRIKGKKNYNHSRLIDYGYELIANEKTPSVKDWLLLMDAPHYGWQRGKAQSYLPGAPYFWEPSKNTLVLIGFNALAAAKTTSEGDKVYRELLDYLKEVNDHPQAGKGGYKLFALEAEIAGVVAERDDIVLRALAKERQKALDVLLTQKLLDHEQKKESDVAQLCLQFRLPLPARGVTYEDYIRVSPSAKITAIPLGEDKLCLRGMSYAADYTVRILKGLPTSLAIGKNMTADDKLTVNFGDRDPVVRMSSGKYILSRDVVSGIPVETVNLDKVKLRVAKALTERALPHDVNTLDRELYSYKFDQYFRIDGEPVWEGEMDIASIPNKAVTTYFPVQDVLKNPAPGVYAVEAEYRKDNRRIADARQFFVVTDIGLTTLTAENGFYIFARSLKTAKPLAGAAVKLISRNNTVLGKGVTDQDGKFRFDGALAKGKAGLEPLLATAVQGNDFALIRLDVSAYDFSDRGVSGRSYPGPVDAFVYTDRGVYRPGEDVQLSLVMRDDNGYALPDLPVTVKFFRPDGIEHLQKTFAKTTLGGATLSLPLPPNARMGMWSVSTYVDPSGAAVGTASFRVEEYVPPRISVELTAKDDVFMQGKSYELPLQSDYLYGAPAAGLKIAAEAVLLKDDTPFPQFKDYSFGLVQDDYKPKRYTLAAAETDEKGAATVTAEISDAALADVNAPLKARIRASVFEKGGRAVSAVIDRPFRHRPVYLGIREVKDGGGYNAPKKFEVIALNTLGERVALDGVEYRLVRENYYYNWYNASGGWRYRRQYFDEEQERNIIAVSADKPQIIKTQPLNGWWGHRLEILHSKTGTAASIRLQGYWGDREEDTPDTVAVAAKTGTAKTGTETEIAIKPPYAGEAIITVVNNKVLFTKNVTIEEKGATVSVPVTEDWGAGAYVLVSLVRPTPDAAGQHDGTRAIGLAWIAADRADKKLDVSFGIPEKILPRQRFALPVFVKGLDKGEEAYITISAVDEGVLRLTDFKTPDPFKFYFGQRRLGAMLHDIYGKLLKGAEGGVGKIRSGGDGRERSEADDAFRPETYIKTAALFSGIVKLGADGKADIDLDIPDFNGQLRLMAVAWSGQKTGNGEDQLIVRDPVIVQATLPRFLAPEDKTTFNLRLHNLDGAAGEYRLTLRSKGVTFEDTALTRLFNLAAGEEKTMALPLTALPETGIAAVTLELSGPEQFSVKKDWRFSVRPYQILRTNDLLAKVGPEGTWRAPDLTKDYWPGTITASAVMAPRNMLNMTALVDSLQRYPYGCTEQLVSSSLPLLHMDELHKKWDLRWRDDADLLRLRAAASVARVINNMRGDGSFGYWTAHDDSNLWLSAYATEYLMEAHENGLNVPASVLERALSYLTRKTQNPDNTPEGLSAASYAFYVLAKAGKSDAGQLRYFYDQNAEKLQPNWSLAMIGGALARYGETSRAKAAFEKALTRVEEERKSHHYWYYGSRLRNKAVLLALAAEYPDLSLKTDDLFDKLVAAYDKQTYFSTQEQIWLTRAAMRMPAEKSQKISFTFAPPLQMVETEKPHNVKIAENASRIDAFEMTNMGDSNIYLRLSLLAAPRATLPEEEQGFKVTRRYYNMDGSLALEDGKVAKNTLLVAVIDGQLGQYQNRSGENLLVDMLPAGFELENAELAGGTGTDELGWLLKNDNLTELAHKELRDDRYVASFRRGSGQEFHAAYLVRAVTPGVYAHPAVYVEDMYHPGLYGRGAAATVTITDE is encoded by the coding sequence GTGTTTTTGCCGCGGTCCGTGCAGGCGCAGGAAATGGATGCCGCCCGCAATGCGGCGAAAAATTATTACGCGGAGCTGGTGCAGGAACATCATACGACGCGGGATACCGCAACAATCCGTCAGGATATCAGTGCGGAATTGTCACGCATCAAAGGCAAGAAAAATTACAACCATTCCCGTTTGATCGATTACGGCTATGAGCTGATCGCCAATGAAAAGACACCTTCGGTCAAGGACTGGCTGCTATTGATGGATGCCCCCCATTACGGATGGCAGCGCGGGAAGGCACAGTCATATCTGCCCGGTGCGCCGTATTTCTGGGAACCATCGAAAAATACCCTGGTGCTGATCGGCTTTAACGCACTCGCTGCGGCAAAAACAACCTCGGAAGGGGATAAAGTCTATCGTGAATTGCTGGATTATTTAAAGGAAGTGAATGACCACCCGCAGGCAGGCAAAGGCGGTTATAAACTCTTCGCGCTGGAGGCGGAGATCGCAGGCGTCGTTGCGGAACGTGACGATATCGTGCTGCGCGCATTGGCAAAAGAACGGCAAAAAGCGCTGGACGTGCTGCTGACGCAAAAGCTGCTGGATCACGAACAAAAGAAAGAAAGCGACGTAGCGCAGCTATGCCTGCAGTTTCGTCTGCCCCTGCCTGCACGCGGCGTAACCTATGAAGATTATATCCGTGTGTCGCCATCGGCAAAAATAACGGCAATTCCGCTGGGGGAAGATAAACTGTGCCTGCGCGGGATGAGCTATGCCGCTGATTACACGGTACGGATTTTGAAAGGTCTGCCGACATCGCTGGCCATCGGCAAAAACATGACGGCAGATGACAAGCTGACCGTCAATTTCGGTGACCGCGATCCGGTTGTTCGTATGAGCAGCGGCAAATATATTCTCTCCCGTGATGTTGTCTCCGGCATTCCGGTGGAAACCGTCAATCTTGATAAGGTCAAATTGCGTGTTGCCAAGGCGCTGACGGAACGTGCTTTGCCGCATGATGTCAATACGCTGGACCGCGAACTCTATTCCTATAAATTCGATCAGTATTTCCGCATTGACGGCGAACCGGTCTGGGAGGGGGAAATGGATATTGCCTCTATCCCGAACAAAGCGGTCACGACATATTTTCCGGTACAGGATGTCTTGAAAAATCCCGCTCCCGGCGTTTATGCGGTGGAAGCGGAATACCGGAAGGATAACCGCCGTATTGCCGATGCACGGCAGTTTTTTGTCGTCACGGATATCGGGCTGACGACCTTGACGGCGGAAAACGGGTTTTATATTTTTGCGCGTTCCCTGAAAACGGCAAAACCGCTGGCGGGAGCGGCGGTGAAATTGATCTCGCGCAACAATACGGTGCTGGGCAAGGGCGTCACGGATCAGGACGGCAAATTCCGTTTTGACGGCGCGCTGGCAAAAGGCAAGGCAGGGCTGGAGCCGCTCTTGGCAACGGCGGTGCAGGGGAATGATTTCGCTTTGATCCGTCTGGATGTGTCCGCTTATGATTTCAGCGACCGCGGCGTTTCCGGACGCAGCTATCCGGGGCCGGTGGATGCTTTTGTCTATACGGATCGCGGCGTCTATCGTCCGGGGGAAGATGTGCAGCTGTCGCTGGTGATGCGCGATGATAACGGTTATGCGCTGCCTGATCTGCCGGTGACGGTAAAGTTTTTCCGCCCCGACGGCATAGAGCATCTGCAAAAAACATTTGCAAAAACGACGCTGGGCGGTGCAACGCTGTCTCTTCCCTTGCCGCCGAATGCGCGGATGGGGATGTGGAGCGTCAGCACCTATGTCGATCCGTCCGGTGCCGCGGTGGGGACGGCCTCATTCCGGGTTGAGGAATATGTGCCGCCGCGCATCTCTGTGGAGCTGACGGCAAAAGATGATGTTTTTATGCAGGGTAAGAGCTATGAATTGCCGCTGCAAAGCGATTATTTATACGGCGCACCGGCGGCAGGATTAAAAATTGCGGCAGAGGCGGTGTTGCTGAAAGATGACACGCCGTTCCCGCAATTCAAGGATTACAGTTTTGGCCTTGTGCAGGATGATTATAAGCCGAAACGCTATACGTTAGCTGCCGCGGAAACGGATGAAAAAGGCGCGGCCACAGTAACGGCAGAGATCAGTGATGCCGCTTTGGCGGATGTGAATGCGCCGCTGAAGGCACGTATCCGCGCCAGCGTTTTTGAAAAAGGCGGACGCGCCGTTTCCGCAGTTATTGACCGCCCGTTCCGCCACCGCCCTGTTTATCTGGGCATCCGCGAGGTCAAAGACGGCGGCGGTTATAACGCGCCGAAAAAATTTGAAGTGATTGCGCTGAATACGCTGGGTGAGCGTGTCGCGCTGGATGGTGTGGAATACAGGCTTGTGCGCGAAAATTACTATTACAACTGGTACAACGCGTCCGGCGGCTGGCGTTACCGCCGTCAATATTTTGATGAAGAGCAGGAACGCAATATCATTGCCGTCTCGGCGGATAAGCCGCAGATTATCAAGACGCAACCGCTGAACGGCTGGTGGGGACACCGTCTTGAAATCCTGCACAGCAAAACAGGCACGGCGGCAAGCATCCGTTTGCAAGGCTATTGGGGCGACCGCGAGGAGGATACGCCCGATACCGTGGCGGTGGCGGCAAAAACCGGTACGGCAAAAACCGGCACGGAAACCGAAATCGCCATCAAGCCGCCCTATGCGGGTGAGGCAATCATCACGGTTGTGAATAATAAGGTACTGTTCACGAAAAACGTGACAATCGAAGAAAAGGGCGCAACCGTGTCCGTCCCTGTAACCGAAGACTGGGGGGCAGGCGCTTATGTGCTGGTCAGTCTTGTTCGTCCGACACCCGATGCGGCGGGACAGCATGACGGCACGCGTGCCATCGGTCTGGCATGGATCGCCGCTGACAGGGCGGATAAAAAACTGGATGTCTCTTTCGGTATCCCTGAAAAAATCCTGCCGCGGCAGCGTTTTGCCCTGCCGGTTTTTGTGAAAGGTCTGGATAAAGGCGAGGAAGCCTATATCACGATATCCGCAGTGGATGAGGGCGTGTTGCGTCTGACGGATTTCAAAACACCCGACCCGTTCAAATTCTATTTCGGGCAGCGCCGTCTGGGGGCAATGCTGCATGATATTTACGGCAAGCTTCTGAAAGGCGCGGAAGGCGGCGTTGGAAAAATCCGTTCGGGCGGTGACGGGCGCGAACGCAGCGAAGCGGATGATGCTTTCCGTCCCGAAACTTATATCAAAACGGCGGCATTGTTTTCGGGAATTGTAAAACTCGGCGCGGATGGTAAGGCCGATATTGATCTGGATATTCCCGATTTTAACGGGCAGCTGCGCCTGATGGCCGTGGCATGGTCGGGGCAGAAAACAGGCAATGGCGAAGACCAGTTGATTGTGCGCGATCCGGTGATCGTGCAGGCGACATTGCCGCGTTTCCTTGCTCCGGAAGATAAAACCACTTTCAATCTGCGTCTGCACAATCTTGACGGCGCAGCGGGGGAATACCGCCTGACACTGCGCAGCAAAGGCGTGACATTCGAAGATACGGCTTTGACCCGGCTTTTCAATCTGGCGGCAGGAGAAGAAAAAACCATGGCATTGCCGCTGACGGCTTTGCCGGAAACAGGTATCGCCGCCGTCACACTGGAGCTGTCCGGGCCGGAGCAATTCTCCGTAAAAAAAGACTGGCGTTTTTCCGTGCGTCCCTATCAGATTTTGCGCACAAATGACCTGCTGGCAAAAGTCGGTCCCGAGGGAACATGGCGCGCCCCCGACCTGACAAAGGATTACTGGCCGGGAACGATCACGGCCTCGGCTGTGATGGCACCGCGCAATATGCTGAACATGACGGCGCTGGTTGATAGTTTGCAGCGTTACCCTTACGGATGTACCGAGCAGCTGGTTAGTTCTTCGCTGCCGCTGCTGCATATGGATGAGCTGCATAAGAAATGGGATCTGCGCTGGCGGGATGATGCCGATCTGCTGCGTCTGCGTGCAGCGGCCTCCGTTGCGCGCGTCATCAATAATATGCGCGGTGACGGCAGCTTCGGTTACTGGACGGCACATGATGACAGCAATCTGTGGCTCAGCGCCTATGCAACGGAATATCTGATGGAGGCGCATGAAAACGGGTTGAATGTTCCGGCCTCGGTTCTGGAGCGCGCACTATCCTATCTGACACGCAAAACGCAAAATCCCGATAACACGCCGGAAGGGCTTTCCGCAGCAAGCTATGCCTTCTATGTGCTGGCGAAGGCGGGGAAAAGCGATGCGGGGCAGCTGCGTTATTTCTATGACCAGAACGCGGAAAAACTGCAGCCGAACTGGTCGCTGGCAATGATCGGCGGCGCATTGGCGCGTTACGGCGAAACCTCCCGCGCGAAAGCCGCTTTTGAAAAGGCGCTGACCCGCGTTGAAGAGGAACGCAAATCACATCATTACTGGTATTACGGTTCGCGCCTGCGGAACAAGGCAGTGCTGCTGGCGCTGGCAGCGGAATATCCTGATTTGTCACTGAAGACGGATGATCTGTTCGACAAGCTGGTCGCCGCCTATGATAAACAGACATATTTCAGCACGCAGGAACAGATATGGCTGACACGTGCGGCGATGCGCATGCCTGCTGAAAAATCGCAAAAGATCAGCTTCACTTTCGCACCGCCTTTGCAGATGGTGGAAACGGAAAAACCGCATAATGTGAAAATCGCCGAGAATGCGTCACGGATTGACGCTTTCGAAATGACCAATATGGGTGACAGCAATATCTATCTGCGCCTCAGCCTGCTGGCCGCACCGCGTGCGACACTGCCGGAGGAGGAACAGGGCTTTAAAGTGACGCGCCGCTATTACAATATGGACGGTTCGCTCGCGCTGGAAGACGGCAAGGTCGCCAAAAACACGCTGCTGGTCGCCGTAATCGACGGCCAGCTGGGGCAGTATCAGAACCGCAGCGGCGAAAACTTGCTGGTCGATATGCTGCCTGCGGGGTTTGAGTTGGAAAATGCCGAACTGGCCGGCGGTACGGGAACGGATGAACTCGGCTGGCTGCTCAAAAATGATAATCTGACAGAGCTGGCACATAAAGAGCTGCGGGATGACCGCTATGTCGCCTCTTTCCGTCGCGGTAGCGGGCAGGAATTTCACGCCGCCTATCTGGTGCGTGCGGTGACGCCGGGGGTTTATGCGCATCCGGCGGTGTATGTCGAGGATATGTATCACCCCGGCCTGTATGGACGCGGCGCGGCAGCAACGGTGACCATTACCGATGAGTAG
- a CDS encoding TetR/AcrR family transcriptional regulator, protein MARRKDHTREELKEMSVISARKIIAAQGLSNLNMRRIAGDIGYTVGTLYNVFEDMDDLMMHINAATLDSLYEALEKDVPQTEKNATRALKKIAKTYIRFATENFNLWNVLTNYEQMTEEDRPDWYMGKTAQLFRMVEAHLAPVCKTAAKAERSAKILWASVHGICVLGLNGRLDITGADPVQSLTDTLIENYMKGLQ, encoded by the coding sequence ATGGCACGCAGAAAAGACCACACACGGGAAGAGCTGAAAGAGATGTCCGTTATTTCGGCACGCAAGATTATCGCAGCACAGGGATTAAGCAATCTGAACATGCGGCGCATCGCAGGCGATATCGGCTATACGGTCGGGACGCTTTATAATGTGTTCGAGGATATGGATGATTTGATGATGCATATCAATGCGGCAACGCTGGATTCGCTTTACGAGGCATTGGAAAAAGACGTGCCGCAAACGGAAAAGAATGCGACCCGCGCTCTGAAAAAAATTGCGAAAACCTATATCCGTTTTGCCACGGAAAATTTCAACCTGTGGAATGTGCTGACAAATTACGAACAGATGACGGAGGAAGACCGCCCTGATTGGTACATGGGAAAAACCGCGCAGCTGTTCCGCATGGTGGAAGCACATCTGGCCCCCGTCTGCAAAACCGCCGCCAAGGCCGAGCGCTCTGCAAAAATTCTCTGGGCCAGCGTACACGGTATTTGCGTATTGGGATTAAACGGACGGTTGGATATAACGGGTGCTGATCCCGTGCAATCCCTGACAGATACATTGATTGAAAATTACATGAAAGGGCTGCAATAA
- the pbpC gene encoding penicillin-binding protein 1C, giving the protein MSSVKKALLLCGLSFFIFCAALPGAAVMLDRASPPDLSRYHNVSPVVLDADGKILRAFTVEDGIWRLPVKTADVSQDYRAQLMDFEDKRFPAHHGVDFLALARAVVQLVQNGHIVSGGSTLTMQTARLLEPRPRSIAAKFIEMLRAWQLEAHFSKDDILQIYLTLAPMGGNIEGIRAATMLYFGKEPSNLTPAEAALLVALPQSPTALRPDLYPARAKAARNKVLMRVLPQQMAAESLDDPLPQRRKDMPFLAPHLARRLIAENCPTPCRSFIQRDLQSALEQETQKFVAELPRQVSAALVVVENDSGNVIAYVGSAGFFNTARDGQVDMAAAVRSPGSSLKPFIYGIAFQDRLVHPATMIHDAPAMFGGYAPRNFLRDYAGDVTIAKALQLSLNVPAVKVLDGISPSRFADLLARAGGMLVMPAGDAAPALPLALGGAGIRLEQLAQLYAAIARGGDALPLRYHAGQAQGTAQEFLSPESAGWLTTILRGVENPSGFLAQRFAEKQHRIAFKTGTSYGFRDAVAIGFSARHTVAAWVGRPDGAPHDNFIGLDTARLMLRGFDLIWNANPAAEEELLQERRFGKPPAALRRYPAPPVSAAIGQSKNFRILFPPKDAVVSAGNSKPVTLEADAGRRPYTWLVNGAPAGQSLLSGSLSWRPAGAGAYRITAIDATGAHDSVEIWLQN; this is encoded by the coding sequence ATGAGTAGCGTGAAAAAAGCGCTGCTGCTGTGCGGCTTGTCGTTTTTTATTTTCTGCGCGGCTCTGCCGGGGGCGGCTGTCATGCTTGACCGTGCTTCCCCGCCTGATTTATCCCGCTATCACAATGTGTCACCTGTCGTGCTGGACGCAGACGGAAAAATCCTGCGTGCCTTCACGGTGGAGGATGGCATCTGGCGCTTGCCTGTGAAGACCGCAGATGTCTCACAGGATTACCGTGCGCAGCTGATGGATTTTGAAGACAAGCGTTTTCCCGCGCATCACGGCGTTGATTTTCTGGCGCTGGCGCGGGCGGTGGTACAGCTTGTACAAAACGGGCATATTGTCTCCGGCGGCTCGACCCTGACAATGCAGACGGCCAGATTGCTGGAGCCGCGTCCGCGCAGCATCGCCGCGAAATTTATTGAAATGCTGCGGGCATGGCAGCTGGAAGCGCATTTCAGTAAAGATGATATATTGCAAATCTATCTGACACTGGCACCGATGGGCGGCAATATCGAAGGCATCCGCGCCGCAACGATGTTGTACTTTGGCAAGGAGCCGTCAAATCTGACACCGGCGGAAGCCGCTTTGCTGGTGGCATTGCCGCAATCACCAACGGCACTGCGCCCCGATCTTTATCCCGCACGGGCAAAAGCCGCACGGAACAAAGTGCTGATGCGGGTACTGCCGCAGCAGATGGCGGCAGAGTCGCTGGATGATCCGCTGCCGCAAAGACGAAAAGATATGCCGTTTCTTGCGCCACATCTGGCGCGCCGTCTGATAGCGGAAAACTGCCCGACCCCTTGCCGCAGCTTTATTCAACGTGATTTGCAATCCGCCCTTGAACAAGAGACGCAAAAATTTGTGGCCGAACTGCCGCGGCAGGTTAGTGCGGCGCTGGTGGTGGTTGAAAATGACAGCGGCAATGTCATCGCCTATGTCGGCAGTGCCGGATTTTTTAACACCGCGCGGGACGGGCAGGTTGATATGGCGGCGGCTGTGCGCTCGCCGGGCTCGTCTTTGAAACCTTTTATCTATGGTATCGCTTTTCAGGACAGGCTGGTGCATCCCGCCACGATGATCCATGACGCTCCGGCGATGTTCGGCGGCTATGCGCCGCGCAATTTCCTGCGCGACTATGCGGGTGATGTGACGATTGCCAAAGCTTTGCAACTTTCCCTGAATGTGCCTGCGGTAAAGGTGCTGGACGGCATTAGCCCGTCGCGTTTCGCCGATCTGCTGGCACGGGCAGGGGGCATGCTTGTCATGCCTGCGGGCGACGCTGCACCTGCATTGCCGCTTGCGCTGGGCGGGGCAGGCATCCGGCTGGAACAGCTGGCGCAGCTTTATGCCGCCATTGCGCGCGGCGGTGATGCGTTGCCGCTGCGTTATCATGCAGGACAGGCGCAGGGGACAGCACAGGAATTTCTATCTCCGGAATCCGCCGGCTGGCTGACGACAATTCTGCGCGGCGTGGAAAATCCGTCAGGGTTTCTGGCGCAGCGTTTTGCAGAGAAACAGCACCGTATTGCATTTAAAACAGGAACCTCCTACGGCTTCCGCGATGCGGTTGCGATTGGCTTTTCCGCACGCCATACGGTGGCCGCCTGGGTCGGCAGACCGGATGGCGCGCCGCATGATAATTTTATCGGGCTGGATACGGCGCGGCTGATGCTGCGCGGCTTTGATTTGATTTGGAACGCTAATCCGGCGGCAGAGGAAGAATTGCTGCAGGAACGCCGTTTCGGAAAACCGCCTGCGGCGCTGCGGCGTTATCCCGCGCCGCCTGTTAGTGCGGCAATCGGGCAATCAAAAAATTTCCGCATTCTGTTCCCGCCGAAAGATGCGGTGGTATCGGCTGGGAACAGCAAACCCGTTACACTTGAGGCCGATGCGGGCAGACGTCCTTACACATGGCTGGTCAATGGCGCACCCGCAGGACAAAGCCTGCTGTCGGGCAGCTTGTCATGGCGACCTGCAGGTGCGGGAGCTTACCGCATCACCGCCATTGATGCGACAGGCGCGCATGACAGTGTTGAAATCTGGCTGCAAAACTGA